The Rhodopirellula halodulae genome includes the window TCGATCAATTGGCACGATGGCGTGGGCAACAAGCCTCCACAGCCAGAAGGGTTGCCGAAAGGAAAGTCGGTGCCCGCGTGTGGAAAGGTGATCTACAGCGATGATCGCACATTCTTAGGCGGCACGCACAGCGCGAAACTCAGTGTCTTGACCGAAACTGAATCGCGAGATGCACCCGAGGTGCCTCACGGAACGACCAATCAGAACCACATGAAGAACTTCTTGCTCGCAGCCATGGGCAAGGAAGAATGCAATTCCAAATTCGCGGTATCGGGGCCGTTGACGCAAGTGTTCATGTTGGGATGCATCGCCCAACGATTAGGTGGAACGCTGAAGTTCGATACGGAAACTCAGCAGATCACGAACAACGAAACGGCGAACCAATTGCTGAAAGGTCACGAGCCTCGCAAGGGATGGGAGCAGTATTACACGATCTGATCCCCTGATCACTGCGCCGCACGCCAAGTTCGTTGCGTGATGTGGCAACGCATCTGAGCGTCGGGCCTGTGCAATCATCCAAAGAAAAACGAAAAACGCCGAGCAGGTCGAGCCCGCTCGGCGTTTAGTTTTTGGTGCGATGAAATGGAAGCGGCCTAGGTGGTTGGCAGTTCCACCAGCTTTTTCTCTTTTGCCATTTCGCGAATGTCTTCGGTGATCTTCATCGAGCAGTACTTCGGTCCGCACATGCTGCAGAAGTGGGCGCTCTTGAACGTGTCTTGCGGCAACGTTTCGTCGTGGTATCGCTGGGCCGTTTCGGGGTCCAGGGAAAGACGGAATTGCTCTTTCCAGTCGAACTCAAAGCGAGCCTTGGAAAGTGCATCGTCGCGATCCTGGGCGCCTTTACGTTGGCGTGCCACATCGGCGGAGTGAGCCGCGATCTTGTAAGCAATCACGCCTTGCTTGACGTCTTCATCGTTGGGCAAGCCCAGGTGTTCTTTGGGGGTCACGTAGCAAAGCATGGCCGCCCCGTGCATGCCCGCGTTTGCGGCGCCAATGCAGCTAGTGATGTGGTCGTAACCAGGAGCGATGTCGGTGACCAATGGGCCCAAGACGTAGAACGGAGCGCCGTGGCAAACTTCGATTTGACGTTCGATGTTCATTTGGATTTGGTCCAAAGGAATGTGGCCCGGTCCTTCGACCATGACTTGGGTTCCTTTTTCCCAACCGCGTTTGGTGCATTCGCCCAAGACATCCAGTTCGGCGAATTGAGCGTCGTCCGAGGCATCGGCGATCGAGCCGGGACGCAATCCATCGCCCAATGACCAGGTGACATCGTATTCACGCATGATGTCGCAAAGGTCGTCGAAGGCTTCCAGCAAGGGGTTTTGCTTGTTGTGAGCCATCATCCACTTTGCAATCAGCGAACCACCGCGGCTGACGATTCCGGTGACGCGATTGACCGTCAGGTGCAGGTGCTCCAGTTTGACACCGCAGTGGATGGTCATGTAGTCGACACCTTGTTTGGCTTGGTGTTCGACCATGTCAAGGAAATGCTGGGCGGTCATGTCTTCGATGTTGCCACCGAGTTCTTCCAGCATCTGATAGATCGGAACGGTTCCAATCGGCACAGGACTCTTGGCGATGATTTGGCGACGGATGTTGTCGATGTCTTTGCCGGTCGACAAATCCATGACGGTGTCGGCGCCGAAGTGCACGGCGGTGTGAAGCTTTTCGAGTTCTTCACCAACGTTGCTGGTCACGGCGCTGTTGCCGATGTTCGCGTTGATCTTGCACTTGGCTGCGATCCCGATCGCCATCGGTTCCAAAACGCCAGCGGCGTGAACCTTGTTGGCGGGAATCACCATGCGTCCCGCTGCGACCTCATCGCGGATCAGCTCGACTGGCAGGTCTTCGCGTTTCGCGACGTATTCCATTTCGGGGGTGATTTCGCCCGCTCGGGCAGACAGGAGCTGAGTCATGCGATTGAAACTCGAGTGTTCGGAGTGCAATTGGGTTCAAGAACGTTATACGCCAGTACCGCTGAATCGAGTAGGCCGCAACTCGCGTCAGGGACGCCGCATTCATTGCAAAATGTCACCTGCGAAACGCTCCGGTCGGGCGGGAAAAGCGTCGAACTAGCCGACGATTCCACCGTCAATTTCGCGACCGATTTGATCCCACGAGAGGGTGGCTGCTTCGTTCGGGACGCTTCCTGATAGCTGCAGAACCCACGACAACGCGTGGACTCGTTCGGCAATCACGCCCGGGTCGAGTCCCGCCGGAATCTCGTTTCCCGCCGCTCCTTCAAACGCCAGCTTCCACCACAGGCACACGTGCAAATCCGCCGCACGTAGGAGCTCTTCTTTGGGACGCAGGATCGCTTGTTGAATCATGTCCTCGTGCGGTAGCGTGAGGATCAAACGCAACACCGTTTC containing:
- the thiC gene encoding phosphomethylpyrimidine synthase ThiC; its protein translation is MTQLLSARAGEITPEMEYVAKREDLPVELIRDEVAAGRMVIPANKVHAAGVLEPMAIGIAAKCKINANIGNSAVTSNVGEELEKLHTAVHFGADTVMDLSTGKDIDNIRRQIIAKSPVPIGTVPIYQMLEELGGNIEDMTAQHFLDMVEHQAKQGVDYMTIHCGVKLEHLHLTVNRVTGIVSRGGSLIAKWMMAHNKQNPLLEAFDDLCDIMREYDVTWSLGDGLRPGSIADASDDAQFAELDVLGECTKRGWEKGTQVMVEGPGHIPLDQIQMNIERQIEVCHGAPFYVLGPLVTDIAPGYDHITSCIGAANAGMHGAAMLCYVTPKEHLGLPNDEDVKQGVIAYKIAAHSADVARQRKGAQDRDDALSKARFEFDWKEQFRLSLDPETAQRYHDETLPQDTFKSAHFCSMCGPKYCSMKITEDIREMAKEKKLVELPTT